In the Pseudonocardia sediminis genome, TCGACGCCGGTCGTCGGGACGGCTCCGTGCCCGCCCTCGGCGGTGACCTCTTCCTCCTCGGGGGTGTTCACGCCGCCGCCTTCCGGACCTCGTCCTTGCGCGCGGCTTGCTTGTCGGCGTAGGCCTGCGCGGCCTCACGGACCCAGGCACCGCCCTCGTGGGCGCGGCGACGGTGCGCGACGCGCTGCGCGTTGGCCGGGCCGGAGCCGGCGATGACCGCCTTGAACTCGTCCCAGTCGGGCTCGCCGTAATCGTGCGCCTGGCGCTCGTCGTTCCAGCGCAGCTCCGGATCCGGCAGCGTGACCCCGAGGGCCTCGGCCTGCGGGACACTCATGTCGACGAACCGCTGGCGCAGCTCGTCGTTGGTGTGGCGCTTGATGTTCCAGGCCATCGACTGCTGCGAGTTGGGGGAGTCCCCGTCCGGCGGGCCGAACATCATCAGCGACGGCCACCACCAGCGGTCGGTCGCCTCCTGCACCATCTGCCTCTGCGCGTCGGTGCCGTTCGCCATGGCCAGCAGCAGCTCGTAGCCCTGGCGCTGGTGGAACGACTCCTCCTTGCAGATCCGGATCATCGCCCGCGCGTACGGCCCGTAGGAGCAGCGGCAGAGCGGGACCTGGTTGCAGATCGCGGCGCCGTCGACCAGCCAGCCGATGACGCCGATGTCGGCGTAGCTCAGCGTCGGGTAGTTGAAGATCGACGAGTACTTCTGCTTGGAGTCGATGAGCTTCTCGGTGAGCTCCTCGCGGTCCACGCCCAGCGTCTCCGCCGCGGCGTAGAGGTACATCCCGTGCCCGGCCTCGTCCTGCACCTTGGCCAGCAGGATCGCCTTACGGCGCAGGCTCGGTGCCCGCAGGATCCAGTTGCCCTCGGGCTGCATGCCGATGATCTCGGAGTGCGCGTGCTGCGCGATCTGCCGGATCAGCGTCTTGCGGTAGCCCTCGGGCATCCAGTCCCGTGGCTCGATCCGCTGGTCCGCCGCGATCGTCGCGTCGAACCCCGTCTCGAGTTCACGCTCGTCCGTCAACGGCTCTGCGATCGACACTGGGCACCTCCTGGACCGAATGTTCGTTCGGCTACCAGGATGACGGACCGGAGGTCCCGACGCAAGGCCGGCCGCGCGATCCGTCGAGCGTCACGAGACGGCGGTGCGGACCACCGGAACGTGACACCCGCCGTCGCCGTCGCCGTCGCCGCCGCGACGACCGGCGACGCCACCGAGCACGCGAGCGTGGCGAAATGACGGTCGGCATCGCCGGAACGTGACTTTCGATGATGCGTCGGTGACCGGCGAGGCGGCCGACGCCCGTCGGCGTCACGCAATGGCGGTGAGCACCGCCGGAACGTGACGCTCGCCGAGGCCGCGGGCTGACGAGTCGCACGGGCTCCGGTCAGCGTCACGTCGAGGTCGCTGCGATCGCCGGAACGTGGCGCTCGATCCGATGGAACCGAATCGCCTCGGGGGCGGTCCAAGTCGTATGGACCTGACTCGACCGTTCGTCGGATCGGAAGCGGTGGCCGCCGGGGCGGTCACCCGGGCGCGACTCCGCGGGAAGGCGTTCCGCGCGCTGTTCCACGGCATCTACGTCCGCGCGCACGTGCCGGTGACGCTGGCGCTCCGGTCGGAGGCCGCCTACCTGCTGGTCGACGGAGTCGGTGCGCTCGCCGGCTACTCCGCCGCGGAGATGCTCGGCGCGTCCTGTGCTCCGATCGGCGCACCGGTGGAGGTGATCGTCCCGGGTGGCAACCGACGGTCGCAGGCCGGTCTGGTGGTCCATCGCGGTGCTCTGGCCGAGGACGAGACCGTGTACCGGGCGGGCATGCTCGTCACCTCCCCGGCGCGGGCCGCCTACGACCTCGCGCGCCGGTCGCCGAGGATCGAGGCGGTGGCCGCGATCGACGCGCTCAGTTTCCACGGCGACATCGACCCGATGCGTGTACTGGAGATCGCGGCCCGCTACCCGGGCGCTCGCGGAATCCGCGGCCTCGCCGACCTGGTGGCGCTGGCCGACCGCCGGGCGCAGTCGCCTATGGAGACCCGTCTCCGTCTGGCGCTGCACGACGGCGGCCTGCCGGCCCCGACACTTCAGCATCCGGTCGGGCCGTACTTCCTCGATCTCTGCTATCCCGACCTCCTCCTCGCGATCGAGTACAACGGCGGTCACCACCGCGAGGCGGACCAGGCCCTCTACGATCTCGACCGCGAGGCGTACGTCGTCCGGCACGGCTGGCACGTCGTCCGTCTCCCGGCGCGCGACGTTCTCGGCCGCCCCGACGTCGTCGCCGACCGGGTCCGCTACGAACGGGCCGTCCGGGCTCGATCGAGCGTCACGTAATGGCGGACCAACAGCCTTTTCGTGACGCTCGACGAACCGCCGCGGCCCGCCAGCTGGCTGAGCATCACGAAGTGGCGATCCGCGCCGCCATGTCGTGACACTCGGCGACGCGACGGGGTGGGGGCGTCAGCGGTGCAGGCGGAGGAGGCCGGCGGAGGTGGGGGACAGGCCGCAGACGTCGCCGAAGAACGGGGCGAGGTCGTCGGCGAAGTCGGCGTGCAGCCAGCTGCAGCCGGAGTCGGTGGCCTGCCGGACCGCCTCGGTGACGAGCGCGCGGCCGATGCCCCGGCGCTGACGCGAGGGGTGCACGACGACGTCGAGCAGGAACGCGTGCCCGCCGCCGTCCCAGGCGAGGTTGGCGAAGCCGGTCAGAGTGTTGCCGTCGAACGCGCCGACCCAGGACAGGCTGTGCCGTTTCAGCTGCGCCGACCACGGGCGCAGGCGCGGCGTCTCCCCGAACGCGCGGGCGTGCAACGTCGACAGGGCGACGTCGTCGATCGTGCTGCGCACCCGCAGGTCGAGAGCGGAGGGGTCGGTCACGGTGTGGCGCTCATCGGGCCGGGATGATCCCGACGAACGCGGCCGCGGCGACGTCGTCCGGCAGCGTGTCGGTGCCGGGACGGCCCGGGCGGTACCACTCGACGATCGAGTTGATCAGCCCGCCGAGCAGTTTCGCGGCCAGGGCCGGGTCCACGCCGGCGCGCACCTCGCCGGCGTCGACGGCGGCTTTCACCAGCGCCGTGACCTCGGCGTCGAACGCACGACGGCGTTCCAGCGCCCAGCGTTCGGTCTCGGTGTTGCCGCGCACCCGCAGGAGCAGGGTGACGTAGGGCAGCTCGGCCGTCAGCACCGCGACCTGCGCCCGGACGATCGCGCGCAGTCGCTCGGTCGGGGTACCGGTTCGTGCGGCGGGGGCGTCGAGGGCGCTGA is a window encoding:
- the paaA gene encoding 1,2-phenylacetyl-CoA epoxidase subunit PaaA, with amino-acid sequence MAEPLTDERELETGFDATIAADQRIEPRDWMPEGYRKTLIRQIAQHAHSEIIGMQPEGNWILRAPSLRRKAILLAKVQDEAGHGMYLYAAAETLGVDREELTEKLIDSKQKYSSIFNYPTLSYADIGVIGWLVDGAAICNQVPLCRCSYGPYARAMIRICKEESFHQRQGYELLLAMANGTDAQRQMVQEATDRWWWPSLMMFGPPDGDSPNSQQSMAWNIKRHTNDELRQRFVDMSVPQAEALGVTLPDPELRWNDERQAHDYGEPDWDEFKAVIAGSGPANAQRVAHRRRAHEGGAWVREAAQAYADKQAARKDEVRKAAA
- a CDS encoding DUF559 domain-containing protein, with product MAAGAVTRARLRGKAFRALFHGIYVRAHVPVTLALRSEAAYLLVDGVGALAGYSAAEMLGASCAPIGAPVEVIVPGGNRRSQAGLVVHRGALAEDETVYRAGMLVTSPARAAYDLARRSPRIEAVAAIDALSFHGDIDPMRVLEIAARYPGARGIRGLADLVALADRRAQSPMETRLRLALHDGGLPAPTLQHPVGPYFLDLCYPDLLLAIEYNGGHHREADQALYDLDREAYVVRHGWHVVRLPARDVLGRPDVVADRVRYERAVRARSSVT
- a CDS encoding GNAT family N-acetyltransferase; translation: MTDPSALDLRVRSTIDDVALSTLHARAFGETPRLRPWSAQLKRHSLSWVGAFDGNTLTGFANLAWDGGGHAFLLDVVVHPSRQRRGIGRALVTEAVRQATDSGCSWLHADFADDLAPFFGDVCGLSPTSAGLLRLHR
- a CDS encoding TetR/AcrR family transcriptional regulator: MSASPAADPARRSRRPSGGAESLLEVAVGEFNTRGYDATSMEDLSRAAGITKSSFYHHFTGKEALLRAALERAVDGLFSALDAPAARTGTPTERLRAIVRAQVAVLTAELPYVTLLLRVRGNTETERWALERRRAFDAEVTALVKAAVDAGEVRAGVDPALAAKLLGGLINSIVEWYRPGRPGTDTLPDDVAAAAFVGIIPAR